A region of the Gopherus flavomarginatus isolate rGopFla2 chromosome 3, rGopFla2.mat.asm, whole genome shotgun sequence genome:
TTTAGAACTAACTCAGTTTTCCAACCCAAATACATGGGCAATTTACAGCTGTTCAAAGTGACGGACTCTTGAAAGAATAAAGCGTTTTAAATAAGacgttttaagaaaaaaatgttatttgctTTCAAAAATATGTAACTACTGTTTTATGTTTTTCCCCTTTTGCATTCCACAGCTGGGTCCCAAAAATTCCACCCAAAAAGATATCTTGTTCTGCTGTGTATTACTTTGGTATTAGATCTCCCAAATTATGGTCAACATAAGTATGGAAGACTTCAATTTAACGCTGGGGTGCTGCAGCCAGCAGTGCTGTGATTCAGTAGGtgccactcttctcttctgtcttAGTGTTACTTTGATAGTTCCTGCATTTCAGCAGCAACTAAAGCATATATTTCGCGTTGTGAAATTAGGTATCCAAAGTGCTATATTAACCCAATATATTTTTAGAGTTGTGCTAAACAGATGATCTTTATTTCACAGAATTTTGCaacaaaatgtttgctttttcctcTTGTTTCTCCTTCCAATTTTGCTTTAGTTGCAGTTTCATTAAGATAGCTATTGTGATATAAATACACATTTCTTCATGATTTCAGTACAAAATACATCTTTATTCTAGAAACTCATCTTTGCTTGGAAAGAAGCCTGGTTGTGCTTGAAAAATGACCCGTTTTCAAGTTGAAATCTTGACATTTTGCCTAGTTTTCCTTCTTCTAACAAATATTTCATGTAACTCCAATTTCCTTGTAATTTCAATACAAAACACATCTCTACTCTAGAGACTTGTTTTTTTCTTGGAAAGAAGCCTAGTTTTGGTCCATTTTCAAGCTGAAACCTTATAATTTTTCCTTGTTCTGCTTTTCCTTATAAATATTTTTCCTCACTCTAATATTACTTATTGTTGTACATGTATAATGCACAACAGAAATGTCTTGTGAAGAAAATAATCTTATTTGCTGCTGGGGGTTTTTCCTCAGACACTAGATGTCAGCATAACACACTTATCTATAATTTTAGTACTCTACAGCTGTTGCTGTTGTCTGGCAATTGTAATTCAATCCAAATGCTGTCATATATTTTACAAAAAGCCAACCTAGAATGACATCATTTAAGCCACATAAAAATGTGCTATCAAAGAGGCAGTGATGGTTTGAATACATGAGAGGAATGAGGAACTCTCAAATTctaatccccattttgcagagtaTCTGTGTGGTCTTCCCCAAGTCACTTgatttctgtgtctcagtttctccccTCTGTCAGTTGGGCGTAACAATACTTCATCACCAACTACACTGGGACGTTATAGTGAATAATCAATTAGGGCTTAATTGTGAGCTGAGGAAAGCACTTGTGAAGGCTTTGGAGTGGTGGACAGAAAGCTTGGGTTCTGTTTCTGTCTTgttcactgacctgctgtgtgaacatgagcaagtcacttcacctctctgtgcttcaattttcccttctgctctctgtcttttctatttagattgtaactcTTTAGGGTAGGGACTTTCGCTTATTATGTATGTACACTGGTAACACTGCCTAGCACAGTGGTGCCACAATCTCATTTGTGGCGTTTAGGTGTtactataatgcaaataataatattaaaagctGTGAGCTTTGTTACCTTAACAGGAGTGCTAACTCACTGCAATCAAAGTAGTTTTATTCTCCACAAACACTCTCTCTCATTGAGGTCTGCAAAATGCAATCATGCCAAAAAAGGGATGTTTGCAGACAGCCAATCTTCCTCTTGACAGTTACTGTCGATATAAGCATTTGAATAAGTCTTGTTATCAGTCAAAAAGCTAAGCACTACTTATCCCCAAACCAGCTGACTTTTACCCTCAATGTTCAGACTTCCTTATACCAAGTACTTGGAAAACTCTGCTACAGATACAAGTATTATACATCGTGTCCAGGGTTGCCAGGAGTCCGGTTCTCGACTAAAAGTCcggtcagcagcacagcgggggtaagacaggctccctgcctgccctgcctctgtgtggttcctggaagcggctggcatgtccagctcctaaaTGCAGGGGCAGCCACAGGGGCTCCATGTACCCCACCTCGGGTGCTGgatctgcagctctcattggctgggaaccacagcatgcagagccccctgacccctccacctaggagctggagggacatgccagccacttccgggagctgcctgaggtaagtgccgcccggctggagcctgcaccctgaatcctTGCTCCaggttggaaccccctcctgaaccctaactccctcccagagcccacacccaacccccttccccagaccgGAGCCTGTACCTTgcacctcttcctgctccccaacccctgccacagccctgagccctttcctaCACCCCAACTCTTTCCcagaacccctcctgcactccaaccctctgactcaggttggaaccccctcctgtaccctaactCCCGCGCAGAGCCCGtaccctgcaccctctcctgcacccttaccccctaccctagctctgagccccctcgttcaccccaaccctctgccccagcctggagccccttcctgcattccaaacccctcatccctggtaccaccccagagcccacaccccagctggagccctcaccccgtcccacacccaacccccagctccagcctggtGGTGAGAGTGtgggagagcaagtgatggagggaggggggatggggtgagcaAAGGGTACAGGGTCTTGGGGAAGGGatagggcctcagagaaggggcaagaGTGCtgggttttgtgtgattagaaagttggcaaccctaatagtGTCACAATAGAGCTGTAACCTGGATGACATACGTATATTTAGACTAAAGTAGAGTGAtgaaggagattttcaaaagcataaaTGGAAGTTTAGggacttaactcccattgactttcaatgggaattaggcacctagctGCTCTTTGAAATTCTCCTCTAAAATACCTTGCTTTTATGAAAATTAAGCTACACACCACCACCCTAGGTGTGCAATACCAGCCTCACTCACTAGAGAGCGAGACGTCTTACTAGGTAAAAATCGGTTTTAGGGTTGCCACTAGCTTAAAGACCCAACAATTAGCTTTAATTACACTAGTGGGCTGAAATGTAGCATGTTTTTTTGAACACTGAAGAATAAAAATCAAACTTTGACAGTCCTTGTATTTGCAGCTCCAGGTAGGCTTCTTATTTTTAAACCTGAAAATATATTCTAAGTTCCTGGGATCTTGGTGTTTCAATGTGTAGTCTCAAGAAGTGAGGTGTGCTTCCTGGCTGACAACAACCAAGAGGTATGAAAGAGGGAGCTCCTGAGGCCTAAGATGGAGGACAGAGCGTAAAGAAGAAACTAAGATGTGGGACCGACCAAGATGGGAGGTGGAGAAGAAAGAAGATAGGGGTAGACAAAGTAGGCTGCTGGACTCTTATTATGGAACATGATGGGTGATCCTAGTAATACCTATATAGCCTTGCCTAATTTGTGTATTTAAAGGGAATTCAAACCATCACTCACTAATTAGACCATACATATTGTTCCCAGTATGTTTGATAGGAGATATTTAAAGGACTAGGGACTAAGAGAACTTTATGTGGTTAAAAACAGACATAAATATGTCTTACAGGATATGTACTGacattttttcatcaaaacttcAGAAATCTACCAAGTTGTCTCGAAGAAAGAATCTCCTTAGAGTTAGCCCATTCTCGCCAGAAAATgttagtagttttttttttttgaaaaaaaaaaaaggagggggccTCAGAGTGTCTATATAGAGCAGGTTAATGAACAGAGCACAAAACTAACTTGAGCTAAACAAGACTATCAGAGAATAGAACCCAGTAGGAATAATAAAACTTGAGAACAATAAATATAAATGATttaatgatttttaaagacataatACCTGTCTAGTCTGGTTAAGGACAACCAACCAAGTATACTACCTCACACGAGGGTTAAAATTCCTCCATTGGTTGAATCACTGGTTTGTAAAACAGAAAACAGCTGTTTAGAGGGTAATGGGtgaggttccaggggcttctgctAATGTTCTCATAAACCATACAATTAGAATCACATCCTAAAAACACAGAATTATGTGCTGGACAGTTTTCCAAAAGAGTACCcagacttttaataaagaagcaTACTCATTCCCTTCCCACAGTAGGCATAAGCATTCATTGAACTGAGTTAATATAGATCAAAATCAACCTGAACCATTAATGGCCAGCCTTTAAACAATTTCCTTAACAAGCAAGTCAGGTTTCacattttctgaaaataaaatagcaaCCCCAGCAAGCATAATGACAAAGAAAACCTCTCCTCTGCAGTCACTTAGTTTATATTTGTAATCTGCaagggtttcttgtatataaaacaaagggagtgggggtggggacagattCTTTTGCCATAACTATTGAAATAGGAATGTTTGTTTCTTGATGTCTCTGCAGTCCATTAACTTTCAGGAAGGATGAGCAGAGAAGGTGTGGGGGAAATTGCAGCACCTGCACACAAGGGGGTCCAGATATGGGAAGCACatcctccccgcaccccccaccAAGAGACAGAGTGCAAGGTAAAGTCATCAGCCTCTTTGCACAGTGTGGGGCAATGGCGGGGAACTGGGGAGTGATGCGACGGAGAAATGGGGGCCTACATAGCAGTTGAGGGtgggaacagggggttagagaaGAACTAGATAGAAACTGGGGGACTGGGTCAGCACTGTTGAGGATGGAGGAAGAGGGTTAGAGCAGAGCTATAGGGGACCTAGGGCAAGGGATCAGGGACATGAGGGGCAGAAGGGGAAGTAAATGAGTCTGCATGGGGTGATTGGATCAGAGCTGGGGATGCTGAGGACTGAACTGAAGGAGGCTGGAATGAGGTTGAGGGAGTGCTGGGGGAAGCCTAGATCAGAACtagagggaaagaggaggataCAGAGAGAGCTTAGGATCTGTAGGGGGACCATAGGGGTGGAGTAGGAGGGAAGCTAGGGAGGAACTGGAACACtggatggggctatgggggaACTGGAGAGGAGCAAGTTTTGGAATTCTTGTACATGGCCCCTCTGGGGCCTTGCTACACTGCTGCTGGGACCAAGGGGCTAACATTAGTCCTGACAGTTGAAAGTCTCTTTAACACATCTGAAGTGTTGCACTCTGCCAAGAAGCTACCTCATGGAGGTCATAAAGCACTGAGGATGgtgtggagattaaagataaccTAGGAATGGCCCAACGcccaaataaatactttgcctccatTTTTTAATAaggttaatgaggagcttagcAATAGTGGCAGGATGGCTAATGGAAATGAGGGTATGGAAgtggaaattaccacatctgaggtggaagtcaactcaaacagcttaatgggaccaaatcagagggcctggataatctccatccaagaatattacaggaactagcacatgaaattgcaagaccAATAGGAAGGATTTTTAATTATTCTgtaaactcaggagttgtacccctgtgactggagaattgctaataaaGCATGTATTTTTAAGAAAGGTAAAATGTGATCCAGGAAACTGAGGGCCTGCTAGTTTGAcatcaattgtatgcaaggtcttggaacaaattttgaaagagaaagtcaTTAGGACATAGAAGTAAATGGTAATTGAGGAGCTAGTGCCCTGTGTGGACAATTCCTCTGGCGTGGTTGtgctaccccccagctctgctcactggggcaggcaCCACACTTAGCAGATGCAGTCCCTGCTCACACTACTGTGAGCAAGCAGCTCTCAAACTCTGGACAGGAGTTGCAGACTGCTGCGTGGAAGAAACTCCTATCTGGGAGCGTGCGAGCCACTTGCACACACTAGCACGAGTATGACCAGTGACAGCTGCCAGTGAGTCTGGTGTCTGCCCCAGTGTgcaaggctgggggcagcacagccatgctggaggagctgcccagGCTGGGCACTGGCTCCTGTGAGCAGGAGCCTGATATGCTGCTGCTTTCgctgctgtggttcctggcccgGTCGCTGGCCATGGCCCTGCTGCTCTCACTCACTGTCACTAGACCCCTGCGGCTCCATGAATATCTGTTTTATATCCGCATCTGTGGATATGAATTGTGTATCTATGCAGGGCTCTAcatatttaagaaagatgaattcaaactggacaAGGGCtcctaggatgatcagaggaatggaaaacctaccttatgagaggagactcaaaaagtttggcatgtttagcctaaccaaaggctgaggggagtgaagttctggaaaaaccttccaagggaagcagtgagGGCAAAAAAACTTAATTGGTTTAAGGACTgagcttgatatgtttatggaGGAGATAGTGTGATGAGAGACGGCCTACAGTGGTGTATGgccaatctgcaactgctagtagcCAATATCTCCAACACCTGATGATGGGACACTACATGGagaaggctctgagttactacagagaattctttcccaagtgtctggctggtgagtcttccccacatgctcagggttgggaaagaattttcccctgggtcagattgacTGAGACCCTGAGGTTTTTTCACCTTTCTCAgcagcaggtcacttgccagtttaaactagtgtaaatagcAGTTTCTCTGTAGCTTGACCTCTttgaatcatgatttgaggacttcagtaactcagccagaggttaggggtctattacagaagtgggtgggagaggttctgtggcctgcactgtgcaggaaatcagactagatgatcatattaatcccttctggccttaaagtctatgagtcagtaaGAACCAAGTTAGCCATTTTTGCAATTTCCCCAACACTTAGGACACCCATTTATTTTGACTCTCATTTTTACTATGAGATTACAGGGCTAATTCAGGCTCTTGAGTCTGAGCTACAGTCTCTAATTGCAGACTCAGACTCCATCACACTGTCAGGTTCAAAATACTGGCCACTCCTACTATACCACCAAGATCTGTAACTGCTGAGTCAGCATCACAGTTACCTTAAAGTTGGAGAAGAGACAGCTAACAGCCCACAAGTAACACTCTCAGGAGCGCTCAGAGTTTGGCCCCTGCAAAACTTTTGCCACAGCTTTAGAGGCATCTGACAACTTTCTAGTGAAACCATCCCCAAATTTGCTTCTCTCACTTGCTCAAACAGCTTGAGTTCCCCTGCCCCAAATAATTTCTATATTTCAGTGAGAAAAAATATAGCTTTTACAGTTACTGTGGTAGTTTCCCTTGAGAAACAGAAAGAACATCACACTCCTTTCTAGACAAATAAAAGAACCTGTAAAAATACCTTGTTTCCTCATAACAACAAACAGGTTAATGTGCGAAGAACAAATAGtgcaataaaatttcatttttactaTTTAGTGTATGCATAAAAACTGCTAAAGCAACTGAAGACACATCCCCTATAAATAGTGTTCTATTGTCAATGTATAAAAAGATGAGGCATGTTTCATGGACACGAAGCATGTCCAATTAAGTGTTAAGCTCTGCCAGTGCTAAAAATGAAAGGCTACATCAACTGATAAACTAGTCTGAGAGTAGGCATGCAGCTGGAAAGAGCTCACTACGCCGGTGTGACTCTACTGCTTTCACTGGCTATCAGAAAGCAGTAACTCATATTTCTGTCTCAGCAATGGAAGGAGTAGTTACAAGACACTGGGTGGAAACTCCTGTACGTTATCAGGAGCAGTTTGCTGTCCAAGATCTGGAAGCGTGCAAGTTGGATCACTCCTTATATGCTTTGCCAGGCCCATCCAAGGCTGAGGTGAGAAGCCGACATGCAACAAAAAGTACAGCTACAGCAGAGAGGGACAGCACCGAGGAAGGCAAACCCAGCTTTCAGGTCTTACTGGATGTTGTGCAGTTCCGTCCTGAAGATATCATCATTCAGACTTTCGAAGGCTGGCTCCTGATCAAAGCTCAGCATGGACCTAGGATGGACGAACATGGTTACATATCCAGAAGCTTTGTTAGACAATACAAATTACCTAATGGAGTCAAGAAAAAAGATTTGTCTGCTCTCTTCTGCCATGATGGCATTTTGGTTGTTGAAATGAAGAGCTCAGAGGGAATGGACTAAAATCTTTTTAATTGTTATTGGTGAGATAATATTATTCCTAGTTTAACTCAAACAATGCTTTGCAACGTAGCTATGCATGTGAAGTTGTTGGTTTGTATTTACAATGGAGATAAGAACAAAACTTTGCATATATTTTCGACATGTTGAGTTTTATTGTTTGATGTGAAATGTAAGACTACTTTCCTTCAGCTGCAGACCCACGCTTTTTAGACAAAGGGAAGTTTATGGCAGTcataacaaatgaaaaatatttcatataaTGCTCTCTGATGAGGTACCAAGTGTAAAGCATGTATAAAAATGCCAATAAACAGGGGTTACCTTTGTAATATGTACTCAtgagataaataatgaaagaagcAGCAGACATTTTATGGAATTTTAATTCTACATAACAGAAAAATGCTATGTTTTTATAAGTCATATCACTATATAATGTTAACTTCAACATTTCTTAGAAGATGTCCAAAGCACGCATGAGCCGCATGCATTTGGTCTGCAAAATAATTTTGGCGAAAAACTTTTTGAATTCAAATTTATTTCTAAAAATTGCTTGCGAGTCTGCCCTTTACAAATATATTGTACTTAAGGGAATATTGAACAGCAGAATAAACATTAAATGCACTGTTTCAAAACGTGCCATCTTTCTACTAACATTGAGTCAACTTagttttgatggaaatttttcaaatgctttgttatTAATCACAgttcattttgtttaaatatcCTGGCTTTCTGCCAACCATAGAAAAAATATTGCTCACTTATAAAAGCTCAAAAGTCCCAAAGTCATTCTTGTGTAGCTGCCCCTGACTTAAAGGTATTACTATGCTAGGGATGAATTTAATCCAACAAGTTTACACAAACAATGTGATAACAATCATGTAAATGTTTTCTTCTGTGACTTTCTTTGGAacttaaggtcctgatcctgcaattggatcTTTGGCAGCAGATGCTTGTGCTCACAGAGCCTAACTGGCTCTGCACCAGCATAGGGGTTCAAATGCCTGATTGCAAGACAGGGCCAACTAAGAACACAGGGCTGCTTTCTTCTCTCAATTATACTAGAGCAATCCCACTCATTTCAATGGAGTTGTGCAACTAAGGTTAGCCAGGACTCTGCCTGCTATGTCTAACAATTGGTCTTCAACATTACAAAAAGACTTGTTACAAATGGTcctgtaaatacacaaaaattcTAGGGGAACTGCAGCTGCAAGAGAAACTGCCTCCTTTTATGTGTTCTTAAGATAAGTATGACTGCTGTGCTATGAATAGTAAAGGAATGCAGAGTGGAAAGTGCCAAGCTAAATACAGACTCTTGCTGATAGCCATCTGCTGTTCagacaaattaaaaacattttttaactaaatcaaatacaaataaaattctGAGTATATTAAATCACAAGGGAAAAATCAGATTAACAAAAATGTTTCTACTCCAGGCTCAAAAAGAGAGCTCTCTAGTTTACAGTGAAAGCAttagacttgtgtgtttgtgCTGCATGCTGTAGAAATGTTTATATTAGTGATCAATTAAATTTGAAGAAATTTGAAAGACACTGGTTTGGAATAggccaaatacacctctaccccgctataacttGACCCGAAATAACAGGGCtccggcagcactttaaagggtccagggctccagctgctgtgagaagccctgggccctttaaatcaacactggagccctgctgtcactaccccggggctgcagcagtggggcttgggcagcactttaaagggcccaggactccggCTGCTGTGAgacgccctgggccctttaaatcaccgctggagccctgccaccgttACCgcggggctgcagcagtggggcttgggcagcgctttaaagggcccggggctccggctgctgtgagaagccctgggctctttaaatcacctctgcagccctgccactactaccccgatataacggcgTCTCACCTATAGTgtagtagggatttttggctccccaggacCGTGTtacatcagggtagaggtgtactacatttttaatttttttaattttttttttgcagtccaAACTCACACCAATTTCAAAGCAAGTTTGCTCTGCATAAGGAATGATGGATTAAGTCCAGAGCCTGCAATTCACTGCATGTGCTCACCCTGCTGCACCCAATCACAGTGGATAGCAGGTTAGGGACCTACATTTATTTCTTG
Encoded here:
- the HSPB3 gene encoding heat shock protein beta-3; amino-acid sequence: MEGVVTRHWVETPVRYQEQFAVQDLEACKLDHSLYALPGPSKAEVRSRHATKSTATAERDSTEEGKPSFQVLLDVVQFRPEDIIIQTFEGWLLIKAQHGPRMDEHGYISRSFVRQYKLPNGVKKKDLSALFCHDGILVVEMKSSEGMD